The Rhodoferax sediminis genome has a segment encoding these proteins:
- the feoB gene encoding ferrous iron transport protein B — protein sequence MNTAAHVSPGIALRIALVGNPNCGKTALFNLLTGARQKVANYAGVTIERKEGFTRLPDGREVSILDLPGAYSLNPASTDEAVTHDVVMGRRAGETRPDGIIAVVDATNLRMNLRLVLQLRALGRPMVLALNMIDVARAQGLQIDVARLSSELGMPVVETVAVKANWISNWLGRSRDNGREALLQAAQAAFLTDVHDSLRPQAHAQPAQVAIKNAAHPPLTPAALQAQVRSILAAAVPNAGQIKRFNHGIDSVVMHPVLGLLLLGVVLFLIFQAVFSWANMPMELIQSGVTGVGTLIQRHMPPGMLQSLLVDGVVAGVGSVLVFLPQILILFFFILLLEDSGYLPRAAFLLDNLMGKVGLSGRAFIPLLSSFACAIPGIMATRTIPNWRDRLSTIMIAPLMTCSARLPLYALLISAFVPKREVGGFNLQGITLFVLYAAGIVSAMGVAWVFKRIWLKSNYQPLMLELPPYRLPNLRNLVLGLWQRAQIFLQRVGTIIFSLMVVLWFLSTFPSPPAGVTGPAIQYSFAGMIGRALEVVFAPIGFNWQISIALVPGMAAREVAVGALGTVYALSATGEETAKALVPLIVQSWSLATAYSLLAWYVFAPQCISTLAVVKRETNSWRYPLLMAGYLFALAYAASFITYRVALALTS from the coding sequence ATGAACACCGCCGCTCATGTGTCACCAGGCATCGCCCTGCGTATCGCCCTGGTCGGCAATCCGAACTGCGGCAAGACAGCGCTGTTCAATCTGCTGACCGGCGCGCGCCAGAAAGTCGCCAACTACGCGGGTGTGACGATCGAGCGCAAAGAGGGGTTTACGCGTCTGCCCGACGGCCGCGAAGTCTCCATCCTGGATCTGCCCGGCGCCTACAGCCTGAACCCGGCCAGCACCGACGAGGCCGTGACGCACGACGTGGTGATGGGCCGGCGCGCCGGAGAGACCCGGCCCGATGGCATCATCGCCGTGGTGGACGCCACCAATCTGCGCATGAACCTGCGCCTGGTGCTGCAGTTGCGCGCGCTGGGCCGCCCCATGGTGCTGGCGCTGAACATGATCGACGTGGCACGCGCGCAGGGCCTGCAGATCGACGTCGCCCGGCTATCAAGCGAACTGGGCATGCCCGTGGTGGAGACGGTGGCGGTCAAGGCCAACTGGATCAGCAACTGGCTGGGCCGCTCCCGTGACAATGGCCGCGAAGCCCTGCTGCAAGCGGCGCAGGCCGCATTCCTGACCGACGTTCACGATAGTTTAAGGCCTCAAGCCCATGCCCAGCCTGCGCAAGTAGCTATTAAAAATGCAGCACACCCGCCTTTGACACCGGCGGCGCTGCAAGCCCAGGTCAGGTCGATTCTGGCGGCTGCGGTGCCCAATGCCGGCCAGATCAAGCGCTTCAACCACGGCATTGATTCGGTCGTGATGCACCCGGTGCTGGGCCTGCTCCTGCTGGGCGTGGTGCTGTTCCTGATCTTCCAGGCGGTGTTTTCCTGGGCCAATATGCCGATGGAGCTGATCCAGAGCGGGGTCACCGGCGTGGGCACCCTGATCCAGCGGCACATGCCGCCCGGCATGCTGCAGAGCCTGCTGGTGGACGGTGTGGTGGCGGGCGTGGGCAGCGTGCTGGTATTTTTGCCGCAGATCCTGATTCTGTTCTTCTTCATCCTGCTGCTCGAAGACTCGGGCTACCTGCCGCGCGCGGCCTTCCTGCTGGACAACCTGATGGGCAAGGTCGGCCTGTCGGGCCGCGCCTTCATCCCCCTTCTGTCGAGCTTCGCCTGCGCCATTCCGGGCATCATGGCCACGCGCACCATCCCCAACTGGCGCGACCGGCTGTCCACCATCATGATTGCGCCCTTGATGACCTGCTCGGCGCGCCTGCCGCTGTACGCGCTCTTGATCAGCGCCTTTGTGCCAAAACGCGAGGTCGGCGGGTTCAACCTGCAGGGCATCACCCTGTTCGTGCTCTATGCCGCCGGCATCGTGTCGGCCATGGGCGTCGCCTGGGTCTTCAAGCGCATCTGGCTCAAGAGCAACTACCAGCCGCTAATGCTCGAGTTGCCGCCGTACCGCTTGCCCAACCTGCGCAATCTGGTGCTGGGCCTGTGGCAGCGCGCGCAAATCTTCCTGCAGCGTGTCGGGACCATCATTTTCTCGCTGATGGTGGTGCTGTGGTTTCTGTCGACCTTCCCCAGCCCGCCCGCGGGCGTGACGGGCCCGGCCATCCAGTACAGCTTTGCCGGCATGATTGGCCGGGCGCTGGAGGTGGTGTTTGCGCCGATCGGTTTCAACTGGCAGATTTCCATCGCGCTGGTGCCGGGCATGGCGGCGCGCGAAGTGGCGGTGGGCGCGCTCGGCACGGTGTACGCGCTGTCCGCCACCGGCGAAGAGACGGCCAAGGCGCTGGTGCCGCTGATCGTGCAGAGCTGGTCGCTGGCCACGGCGTACTCGCTGCTGGCCTGGTACGTGTTTGCGCCGCAGTGCATTTCGACACTGGCCGTGGTCAAGCGTGAAACCAACTCATGGCGCTACCCGCTCTTGATGGCCGGGTATCTGTTTGCGCTGGCTTATGCGGCCTCGTTTATCACCTACCGCGTCGCGCTGGCGCTGACCTCATGA
- the sufC gene encoding Fe-S cluster assembly ATPase SufC, with amino-acid sequence MKKPSEPLLEVRDLRVDVGEQNVLKSVSLAVPAGALAVLMGANGSGKSTLGLTLAGHPRYKVMSGEARFGGQDLLPLSPEARARAGLFVSFQAPPDIPGVKNGLFIRSALNAVRESRSESPLDAFDFLASARTAAAELGLPDAMLNRPVNDGFSGGERKRNELLQLALLKPRLALLDEIDSGMDVDGVRAVVKLVQSLRAQGTAFVVVSHYLQLIESLEPDSVHRLDQGAIVEDGGLALARDIARTGFVRAPALAEA; translated from the coding sequence ATGAAGAAACCATCGGAACCACTGCTGGAGGTGCGTGATCTGCGCGTCGATGTGGGCGAGCAAAACGTCCTCAAGTCGGTGTCGTTGGCCGTGCCGGCTGGCGCGCTGGCGGTGCTGATGGGCGCCAACGGCAGCGGCAAGAGCACGCTCGGCCTGACACTGGCGGGCCATCCGCGCTACAAGGTGATGTCGGGCGAGGCGCGCTTTGGCGGGCAGGATCTGCTGCCGCTAAGCCCAGAGGCGCGCGCGCGTGCCGGCCTGTTTGTGTCGTTTCAGGCGCCGCCCGATATTCCGGGCGTGAAGAACGGGCTGTTCATCCGCAGCGCGCTCAACGCTGTGCGCGAATCACGCAGCGAGTCGCCGCTCGATGCGTTCGACTTTCTGGCGAGCGCCCGCACCGCGGCTGCGGAGCTTGGCCTGCCCGATGCCATGCTGAACCGGCCCGTCAACGATGGCTTCTCGGGCGGCGAGCGCAAGCGCAATGAACTACTGCAGTTGGCGCTGCTCAAGCCCCGGCTGGCGCTGCTCGACGAGATCGATTCGGGCATGGACGTCGACGGCGTGCGTGCCGTGGTCAAGCTGGTGCAGTCGCTGCGCGCGCAGGGCACCGCCTTTGTCGTGGTCTCGCACTATCTGCAGTTGATCGAGTCGCTGGAGCCCGATTCGGTGCATCGGCTCGATCAGGGTGCCATCGTCGAGGACGGTGGACTGGCGCTGGCGCGCGACATCGCGCGTACCGGCTTTGTACGGGCGCCGGCGTTGGCGGAGGCATGA
- a CDS encoding PepSY domain-containing protein: MKQTSLLCAAVLTLTMAGTALAHGGFKCDAPKAEWKPQMELQRQLLADGWKKVRQIKIENGCYEAYGFNEQGKRVEVFFNPKTFEKVGEVKKPS; encoded by the coding sequence ATGAAACAGACATCCCTCCTGTGCGCCGCTGTGCTGACTCTCACAATGGCCGGCACCGCCTTGGCCCATGGCGGCTTCAAGTGCGACGCACCCAAAGCCGAATGGAAGCCGCAAATGGAGTTGCAGCGCCAGCTCCTGGCCGACGGCTGGAAGAAGGTTCGCCAGATCAAGATTGAGAACGGCTGCTACGAGGCCTACGGCTTCAATGAACAGGGCAAGCGCGTCGAGGTCTTCTTCAACCCCAAGACCTTCGAGAAGGTCGGCGAAGTCAAGAAGCCGTCGTAA
- the sufT gene encoding putative Fe-S cluster assembly protein SufT, with the protein MRRNRETVLIRRPVWVELIPDGTRFELMPDTMAEITQALGSSITLYVEGRLVRLQGDDADAIGKTPPVAPSLAADASTDDVRALVWETLKTCYDPEIPVDIVELGLVYVCDVLPLHDDQLRVSIKMTLTAPGCGMGESIAQEVRQKLLRLPRVEEVDVEVVFDPPWSRSMMSEAAELSLGL; encoded by the coding sequence ATGAGGCGTAACCGCGAAACCGTGCTGATCCGGCGCCCGGTCTGGGTCGAGCTGATTCCCGATGGCACCCGGTTCGAGCTGATGCCAGATACCATGGCCGAGATCACGCAGGCGCTCGGCTCCTCGATCACGCTGTATGTCGAAGGACGTCTGGTGCGGCTGCAAGGAGACGATGCCGATGCCATTGGCAAGACACCGCCGGTGGCCCCGTCGCTCGCGGCCGACGCCAGCACCGACGACGTGCGCGCACTGGTCTGGGAAACCCTCAAGACCTGCTATGACCCCGAGATTCCGGTCGACATCGTCGAGTTGGGGCTGGTCTACGTCTGCGACGTGCTGCCGCTGCATGACGACCAGCTACGGGTCTCGATCAAGATGACGTTGACGGCACCCGGCTGCGGCATGGGCGAGAGCATCGCCCAGGAAGTACGCCAGAAGCTGCTGCGGCTGCCGCGCGTGGAGGAGGTCGATGTCGAGGTTGTCTTCGATCCGCCGTGGTCGCGTTCGATGATGTCCGAGGCCGCGGAATTGAGTCTCGGGCTGTAG
- a CDS encoding (2Fe-2S)-binding protein, with protein MIVCVCHRISDREIARYARAGMGFDEIQLELGVATQCGQCEGCARDVVAQCNASHPVAALSRDDCGAPAGTRAPASL; from the coding sequence ATGATTGTTTGTGTATGCCACCGGATCTCGGACCGCGAAATCGCCCGCTACGCGCGGGCCGGAATGGGTTTTGACGAGATTCAACTCGAACTCGGTGTGGCCACCCAGTGCGGCCAGTGCGAAGGTTGCGCCCGCGACGTGGTGGCGCAGTGCAACGCCTCGCACCCCGTTGCAGCATTGAGCCGCGACGACTGCGGCGCGCCAGCCGGCACGCGAGCCCCCGCAAGCCTTTGA
- the hemP gene encoding hemin uptake protein HemP, with protein sequence MPHAPIDEPDSGQALRLHAGAPAQEAEGAARRRAPHAMESADLFKGEKTVEISHNGVIYRLQATRLGKLILTK encoded by the coding sequence ATGCCCCACGCGCCCATCGACGAACCCGACTCCGGCCAGGCGCTCCGTTTACATGCTGGCGCGCCTGCGCAAGAGGCCGAAGGAGCCGCCCGCAGGCGAGCGCCACATGCCATGGAGAGCGCCGACCTGTTCAAGGGTGAAAAAACCGTGGAGATCAGCCACAACGGCGTGATCTATCGGCTGCAGGCCACCCGGCTGGGCAAGCTGATCCTGACCAAATAG
- a CDS encoding DUF6587 family protein, with the protein MGTVLQSLLVYAVVACCTVYAAWTLAPASLKRRFATALMAMSPHLRSSRRLQGWAQQKGGCGSGCSGCSSGAAPTAATTKPVRIRFIKHR; encoded by the coding sequence ATGGGCACCGTTTTGCAGTCGCTGCTGGTCTATGCCGTGGTGGCGTGTTGCACCGTTTACGCCGCATGGACCTTGGCGCCCGCCAGCTTGAAGCGGCGTTTCGCCACCGCCTTGATGGCCATGTCGCCCCACTTGCGTTCGTCGCGCCGGCTGCAGGGCTGGGCGCAGCAAAAAGGCGGCTGCGGCTCCGGTTGCAGCGGCTGCAGTAGCGGGGCAGCGCCGACCGCCGCCACAACAAAACCAGTCAGAATCAGGTTCATCAAGCACCGGTGA
- a CDS encoding FeoA family protein — translation MDTLSVADLAAHLVATITGLAEPDGRGKSTGVAARLAELGFIVGETVRVLHRGPGGREPIAVQVGDTVFALRRFEASCIRVRPSA, via the coding sequence TTGGACACCCTGTCGGTTGCCGACCTGGCGGCTCATCTCGTCGCCACCATCACGGGGCTGGCAGAGCCCGATGGCCGGGGCAAGTCCACCGGCGTCGCGGCGCGGCTGGCGGAGCTGGGTTTTATCGTGGGCGAGACCGTCCGCGTGCTGCATCGCGGGCCCGGTGGACGCGAACCGATCGCCGTCCAGGTGGGTGACACGGTGTTTGCGCTGCGCCGCTTCGAGGCCAGTTGCATCAGGGTCAGGCCGTCTGCATGA
- a CDS encoding SufD family Fe-S cluster assembly protein, translating to MNQARAEGLTARERLASIGWIPGRSEYFRHLPPPGMEVWLGDGNEMPAAEPVVHESSAGAGWALELLGTARQGLVEAQWLDAADATQRSRLFAGIAAPGDSDADRFAWAHQAMCRRGLRLRIGGGAKASAGGEPGETVSLVLRRQAQAALEAPTLVIDVLPGMHCVLLETHERGASMEAVVQNLDVHITLGAGASLQHLRVATPGRDDRIAHRVHARLGRGARYDQALIACGSNYHLQRTELDLHAAQGSARTGAALFAAGTALEQQVEVLHRGADTTSDVEALVLASGKARGVVNAYSRIAAGADEASIRQRLSGIPTDGQPRLVLRPHLEINHDKVQAVHGATWGALPEDALFYARQRGLNESSARALIIEGLLTALLERSLSDPAVLETLGVHALLGNAVARYLAAGKGLSHE from the coding sequence ATGAATCAAGCGCGCGCTGAAGGTTTGACCGCCAGGGAGCGACTGGCTTCGATCGGCTGGATTCCGGGCCGGTCCGAATATTTTCGCCATTTGCCGCCGCCCGGCATGGAGGTGTGGCTGGGCGACGGCAACGAGATGCCCGCAGCTGAACCCGTGGTGCACGAATCTTCTGCCGGCGCCGGCTGGGCGCTGGAGTTGCTCGGTACCGCACGTCAGGGCCTTGTCGAGGCCCAATGGCTCGATGCGGCGGATGCCACGCAGCGCAGCCGGCTGTTTGCGGGGATTGCCGCGCCGGGCGACAGCGACGCCGATCGCTTCGCATGGGCGCATCAGGCCATGTGCCGCCGCGGGCTGCGCCTGCGCATTGGCGGCGGTGCAAAGGCGAGTGCGGGAGGTGAACCAGGCGAGACCGTCTCGTTGGTGCTGCGACGCCAGGCGCAAGCAGCGCTCGAAGCACCCACGCTGGTGATCGACGTGCTGCCTGGCATGCACTGCGTGCTGCTCGAGACGCATGAACGTGGGGCGTCCATGGAGGCCGTCGTGCAGAACCTTGATGTTCACATCACGCTGGGCGCGGGTGCCAGCTTGCAGCATCTGCGCGTGGCCACGCCGGGGCGGGATGACCGTATCGCGCATCGCGTGCATGCCCGCCTGGGCCGCGGCGCCCGCTACGATCAGGCGCTCATCGCCTGCGGCAGCAACTACCACCTGCAGCGCACCGAACTCGATCTGCATGCCGCGCAGGGCTCGGCGCGCACTGGTGCCGCGCTCTTCGCGGCGGGCACGGCGCTGGAACAGCAGGTCGAGGTGCTGCATCGCGGCGCGGACACGACCAGCGACGTCGAGGCCCTTGTGCTGGCCAGCGGCAAGGCACGCGGCGTCGTGAACGCCTACAGCCGCATTGCGGCCGGCGCGGACGAGGCGTCCATACGGCAGCGGCTCAGCGGAATCCCCACGGACGGCCAGCCCCGGCTGGTGCTGCGTCCGCATCTCGAAATCAACCACGACAAGGTGCAGGCGGTGCATGGCGCGACCTGGGGTGCGCTGCCCGAGGATGCGCTGTTCTACGCCCGCCAGCGCGGCCTGAATGAGAGCAGTGCGCGCGCCTTGATCATTGAAGGGTTGCTGACGGCGCTGCTCGAACGCAGCCTGAGCGATCCCGCTGTGCTGGAGACACTGGGCGTGCATGCGCTGCTGGGCAACGCGGTGGCCCGCTATCTGGCCGCAGGCAAGGGGTTGTCGCATGAGTGA
- a CDS encoding ExbD/TolR family protein, with product MAFGTQDDTDEVMNEINVTPMVDVMLVLLIIFIITVPVMKNSVNIDLPRASSQRLDPKPETVRLSVDAQGDYFWNNSPTDDKNLAVLLRTAALKTPQPELHISGDKAVRYERVAQAMAAAQQAGIKKIGFITEPPKQP from the coding sequence ATGGCCTTCGGAACCCAGGATGACACCGACGAGGTGATGAACGAGATCAATGTGACACCGATGGTCGATGTGATGCTGGTGCTGCTGATCATCTTCATCATCACCGTGCCGGTAATGAAGAACTCGGTCAATATTGACTTGCCGCGCGCCAGCAGCCAGCGGCTGGACCCCAAGCCCGAGACCGTGCGCCTGAGCGTGGATGCGCAAGGTGACTACTTCTGGAACAACAGCCCCACGGACGACAAGAACCTGGCCGTGCTGCTCAGGACGGCGGCTCTCAAGACGCCGCAGCCGGAGTTGCATATCAGCGGTGACAAGGCCGTGCGCTACGAGCGCGTGGCACAGGCGATGGCAGCGGCCCAACAGGCAGGCATCAAGAAGATCGGGTTCATTACCGAGCCGCCCAAGCAGCCGTGA
- a CDS encoding cytochrome b/b6 domain-containing protein: MKRGPVSLLLVWDLPVRLLHWVLAVAVAVAWLSTLGWFRAHEPAGYVALGAVAARLAWGFTGGRYARFSQFVRGPGATLEYMRSLWAGRESRYLGHNPLGGWMALALLGCVAALGITGWLYTTDAFWGMAWLDRLHAALAWLLLGLAATHLAGVVFTSRRQRENLVRAMLGGNKAAPRPGDVD, encoded by the coding sequence GTGAAGCGTGGCCCCGTATCGCTGCTGTTGGTCTGGGACCTGCCGGTGCGACTGCTGCACTGGGTGCTGGCGGTGGCCGTTGCCGTTGCCTGGCTCAGCACGCTGGGCTGGTTCCGCGCTCACGAGCCGGCCGGCTACGTGGCCCTGGGCGCCGTGGCGGCGCGGCTGGCGTGGGGCTTTACGGGCGGGCGCTACGCACGCTTTTCCCAATTCGTGCGCGGACCCGGTGCCACGCTTGAGTACATGCGCAGCCTTTGGGCGGGACGCGAGTCGCGCTACCTCGGTCACAACCCGCTGGGCGGCTGGATGGCGCTGGCGCTGCTGGGCTGCGTGGCCGCTCTGGGCATCACCGGCTGGCTCTACACCACCGACGCGTTCTGGGGCATGGCCTGGCTCGACCGGCTGCACGCGGCGCTGGCGTGGCTGCTGCTGGGGCTGGCCGCGACGCATCTGGCCGGCGTCGTCTTCACCAGCCGGCGCCAGCGTGAAAACCTGGTGCGCGCGATGTTGGGCGGCAACAAGGCGGCGCCTCGCCCGGGCGACGTTGACTGA
- a CDS encoding aminotransferase class V-fold PLP-dependent enzyme, whose product MSESSILQEGELERLRAQFPVLAQRIHDAPLAYLDNAATTQVPQSVLAAMNGFEQHDRANIHRGVHTLSQRATDAYERARAGVKRFVGADASHELVFTSGTTEALNMVAQGLSVSGEAPAVIRPGDEIIVSGLEHHANLVPWQQAARRSGATLRIVMPDVQGSVHIDDLKRLLSPRTRVFALTACSNATGYRPPYEDLLALAADAGALTVLDAAQAVGHSALQLGTLACDFMAFSAHKMYGPMGMGALVGRRATLERLVPLRFGGDMVDWVTLEGAGFTGLPARLEGGTPHVAGTVGMAAAATFITAVGHDRLEQHLGALREHAAKGLQRIDGIRVLSPDAESSAIVSFVASDVHPHDIGTLLDEDGIAVRTGHHCAQPLLDHLGVGPTTRASFAVYNTHDEVERLLAGVSRALKVFR is encoded by the coding sequence ATGAGTGAGTCATCCATCCTGCAGGAGGGCGAACTGGAGCGCCTGCGTGCACAATTCCCCGTGCTGGCGCAGCGTATTCATGATGCGCCGCTGGCCTATCTCGACAATGCGGCGACGACTCAGGTGCCGCAATCAGTGCTCGCTGCAATGAACGGTTTTGAGCAGCATGACCGGGCCAACATCCATCGCGGTGTCCACACGCTCAGCCAGCGCGCGACCGATGCATACGAGCGCGCCCGGGCCGGCGTCAAGCGCTTCGTCGGTGCGGATGCTTCGCACGAATTGGTCTTTACGTCCGGCACCACCGAGGCGCTGAATATGGTGGCGCAGGGGCTGTCGGTGAGCGGCGAAGCGCCGGCGGTGATACGCCCCGGCGACGAGATCATTGTGAGCGGCCTCGAGCACCACGCCAACCTCGTGCCGTGGCAGCAGGCGGCACGCCGCAGCGGCGCTACCTTGCGCATCGTGATGCCCGATGTCCAGGGGAGCGTTCATATCGATGATTTGAAACGCCTGCTGTCGCCGCGCACCCGCGTGTTCGCGCTCACCGCGTGCTCCAACGCCACGGGCTACCGCCCGCCCTATGAAGACTTGCTGGCGCTGGCCGCCGACGCCGGTGCGTTGACCGTGCTCGACGCGGCGCAAGCCGTGGGCCACAGCGCGCTCCAGTTGGGCACGCTGGCATGCGACTTCATGGCGTTTTCGGCGCACAAAATGTACGGCCCCATGGGCATGGGCGCGCTGGTCGGGCGCCGCGCCACGCTGGAGCGGCTGGTGCCGCTGCGCTTTGGCGGCGACATGGTGGACTGGGTCACGTTGGAGGGCGCCGGGTTTACCGGCTTGCCCGCGAGGCTCGAAGGCGGCACGCCGCACGTTGCCGGCACCGTCGGCATGGCCGCGGCAGCGACGTTCATCACGGCCGTCGGGCACGACCGGTTGGAGCAGCACCTGGGCGCATTGCGCGAACATGCTGCAAAAGGCCTGCAGCGCATAGACGGTATCCGGGTGCTCTCACCCGATGCCGAGTCATCGGCCATTGTTTCGTTCGTGGCCAGTGATGTGCATCCGCACGACATCGGCACCTTGCTCGATGAAGACGGCATTGCGGTGCGCACCGGCCACCACTGCGCCCAGCCATTGCTCGACCACCTGGGGGTCGGGCCGACCACGCGGGCCTCGTTTGCTGTGTACAACACCCACGACGAGGTGGAGCGTTTGCTGGCCGGCGTCTCGCGCGCACTGAAGGTGTTTCGATGA
- a CDS encoding energy transducer TonB: protein MALSVTRPFAAGLSRNTIIVASVVLFHLAALWALQAGLLHRAAEIVVPVEMLSQLIEPPAPKVDPPKPVVLPAPPPVKQPVAKPVVRVRPRPAPQPVAIADSTPAPAAPIGVTTPQPPAPPAPVMEAPAAPVAPPAPAKVELPSSNADYLQNPKPPYPPISKRLGEQGKVIVRVLIGVDGLAQKAELKQSSGFDRLDRVALDTVLKWRYVPGKRGGVAEAMWFNVPINFVLE, encoded by the coding sequence ATGGCCCTGTCTGTCACACGCCCTTTTGCTGCCGGTCTGAGTCGTAACACCATCATTGTCGCCAGCGTGGTGCTGTTCCACCTTGCGGCGCTGTGGGCGCTGCAAGCCGGCCTGTTGCACCGGGCTGCAGAGATCGTGGTGCCGGTTGAAATGCTGTCCCAGCTGATCGAACCTCCCGCGCCAAAAGTTGATCCTCCCAAACCGGTCGTACTGCCTGCCCCGCCCCCCGTAAAGCAGCCGGTTGCCAAACCCGTGGTGCGGGTGCGGCCACGCCCGGCGCCACAACCCGTCGCCATCGCCGACTCCACACCGGCGCCAGCGGCGCCCATCGGGGTGACCACCCCCCAGCCGCCGGCACCGCCAGCGCCGGTCATGGAAGCCCCTGCCGCGCCCGTCGCGCCGCCGGCACCGGCCAAGGTCGAACTCCCATCCAGCAACGCCGACTACCTGCAAAACCCCAAACCACCCTACCCGCCCATCAGCAAACGCCTGGGCGAACAGGGCAAGGTCATCGTGCGGGTGCTGATCGGCGTGGACGGGCTGGCGCAAAAAGCCGAACTGAAACAGTCCAGCGGCTTCGACCGGCTCGATCGCGTGGCACTGGACACGGTGCTGAAGTGGCGCTATGTCCCCGGCAAACGCGGTGGCGTCGCCGAAGCCATGTGGTTCAACGTGCCGATCAATTTTGTTCTCGAATAA
- the sufU gene encoding Fe-S cluster assembly sulfur transfer protein SufU — MSADTDLYQEVVVEHKRSPRNFGLLATWTHQARGRNPQCGDDLSVQLQVEQDQIRDIRFHGQGCAICIASASMMTEAVRGGSVDAAQQLQQRFRAVMTGQQEPDDAYLGKLISLAAVRRYPSRIKCALLGWHALAHALGDTSQSGDEPEQPELDSAPQTKVPQ; from the coding sequence ATGAGCGCCGACACCGATCTGTACCAGGAGGTCGTGGTCGAGCACAAACGCTCGCCGCGCAACTTCGGCCTGCTTGCCACGTGGACGCATCAGGCCCGCGGCAGGAACCCGCAGTGCGGCGATGACCTCAGCGTCCAGTTGCAGGTCGAGCAGGACCAGATTCGCGACATCCGATTCCATGGACAGGGCTGTGCCATTTGTATTGCATCTGCGTCGATGATGACCGAGGCGGTGCGGGGCGGCAGCGTGGATGCCGCGCAGCAGCTGCAGCAGCGGTTCCGCGCCGTGATGACAGGGCAGCAGGAGCCCGATGACGCCTACCTTGGCAAACTGATCAGCCTGGCCGCGGTGCGGCGCTATCCGAGCCGCATCAAGTGCGCACTGCTCGGCTGGCACGCGCTAGCGCACGCGCTGGGCGATACCTCCCAAAGCGGCGACGAGCCCGAGCAGCCCGAGTTGGACAGTGCGCCGCAAACAAAGGTGCCGCAATGA
- a CDS encoding MotA/TolQ/ExbB proton channel family protein, translated as MESQFGLAHIWTQGDLVIKATAVLLLVMSLASWIVIIIKALDVIKYKKLAIKAADFWHSEDFAAGLTKLGADADNPFRQLALEGREATAHHRNTKAHLHDTLDVSDWVSRCLRNTIDEFSAKLQSGLAVLASVGSTAPFVGLFGTVWGIYHALLSIGSAGQASIDQVAGPVGESLIMTALGLAVAIPAVLGYNALVRGNKFILIKLSSFTHDLHAYFVTGARVSSSSDSNIVVMKKA; from the coding sequence ATGGAATCGCAATTCGGCCTTGCCCACATCTGGACCCAGGGCGACCTCGTCATCAAGGCCACCGCCGTGTTGCTGCTGGTCATGTCGCTGGCGTCCTGGATCGTCATCATCATCAAGGCGCTGGACGTCATCAAGTACAAGAAACTCGCCATCAAGGCGGCCGATTTCTGGCACAGCGAAGACTTTGCGGCGGGTTTGACCAAACTGGGCGCCGATGCCGACAACCCTTTCCGCCAACTCGCCCTGGAAGGCCGCGAGGCCACTGCGCACCACCGCAACACCAAGGCCCATCTGCATGACACGCTGGATGTGAGCGACTGGGTATCGCGCTGCCTGCGCAACACGATCGATGAATTCTCCGCCAAGCTGCAATCGGGACTGGCCGTTCTGGCGTCAGTCGGCTCCACCGCCCCGTTTGTGGGCCTGTTTGGCACGGTCTGGGGCATCTACCACGCCCTGCTCAGCATCGGTTCGGCCGGCCAGGCCAGTATTGACCAGGTCGCGGGCCCGGTGGGCGAGTCGCTGATCATGACGGCGCTCGGACTGGCCGTCGCGATTCCGGCGGTGCTGGGCTACAACGCCCTGGTGCGCGGCAACAAATTCATCCTGATCAAGCTCAGCAGCTTCACGCACGACCTGCACGCCTACTTTGTGACGGGCGCGCGGGTTTCCAGCAGCAGCGACAGCAACATCGTTGTGATGAAAAAAGCCTGA